One Pseudomonas abieticivorans genomic region harbors:
- a CDS encoding LysR family transcriptional regulator encodes MIDLNLVRVFVTIFETGSVSGAAERLHVTQPSVSYALSRLRTLLNDPLFKRSRDGMQPTFLATQLYAKFRYSLSEIERAIAQTSHFEPRVSSRGFRLALSDLGEVFFLPYILQALQKEAPNSELEVLQLDIDKLGDWLKTGKIDAAICNRSELPIEANYDLIFEERYVCLVSTHHPRIGDTLTMEQYLSEHHVVVSAGTGHHAVEDRLREAGLERRVRLRVPHFSVLPEVVSGSDLLVTLPERVARMFASRSATRVLELPFPIPSIEVGLQWNDHDSDILAQRWFCGLLKTTLKDL; translated from the coding sequence ATGATCGACCTGAACTTGGTCCGTGTGTTCGTCACCATCTTTGAAACCGGCAGTGTGAGTGGCGCCGCCGAGCGCCTGCACGTGACCCAGCCCTCCGTCAGTTATGCCCTGTCGCGGCTGCGCACGCTGCTCAATGACCCGCTGTTCAAACGCAGCCGGGATGGCATGCAGCCGACCTTCCTGGCCACGCAGCTTTACGCCAAGTTTCGTTACTCGCTGTCGGAAATCGAACGCGCCATTGCCCAGACCAGCCACTTCGAGCCGCGCGTGTCCAGCCGCGGTTTTCGCCTGGCGCTATCGGACCTGGGCGAAGTGTTCTTCCTGCCGTATATCCTGCAAGCCTTGCAAAAAGAGGCGCCGAACTCCGAGCTGGAGGTGCTGCAACTGGACATCGACAAACTGGGTGACTGGCTGAAAACCGGCAAGATAGACGCGGCCATCTGCAACCGCAGCGAACTGCCGATCGAGGCCAATTACGACCTGATTTTCGAGGAGCGCTATGTGTGCCTGGTCAGCACCCATCACCCGCGCATCGGCGACACCTTGACCATGGAGCAGTACCTGAGCGAGCACCACGTGGTGGTGTCGGCGGGCACCGGCCACCACGCGGTCGAGGACCGGTTGCGTGAAGCCGGGCTGGAGCGCCGGGTGCGCTTGCGCGTGCCGCATTTCAGCGTGTTGCCCGAGGTGGTCTCGGGCAGCGACCTGCTGGTGACCTTGCCAGAGCGAGTGGCGCGCATGTTTGCCTCGCGCAGTGCCACCCGCGTGCTGGAACTGCCGTTCCCCATCCCCAGCATCGAAGTGGGCCTGCAGTGGAACGACCATGACAGCGACATCCTGGCCCAGCGCTGGTTTTGCGGGCTACTAAAAACCACGCTGAAAGACCTTTGA